In Chitinophagaceae bacterium, a single window of DNA contains:
- a CDS encoding sodium-dependent transporter, which translates to MQATRELWKSKFGFIMAAAGSAVGLGNIWRFPYLTGENGGAAFVLLYLLCVLFIGVPLLINEMLLGRIHNRNTIGAFRSTGANRFFQFFGGVLALAVSFFILSYYTVIAGWTLGYTFLSFSPSSFVFKEFIANSTYVLPLFAMAMLITIGIVLGGVSGGIEKANKIMMPMLFLILIIIIVRSVTLPNAMEGIKYYLVPDFSKINAMVFIKALTQAFFSLGIGWGIIITYGSYLPKNQSIVTASVLVGIMDTSVAFLAGLMIFPAVFSFGESPNQGPTLIFEVMAKIFPEMPFGTLIAFLFFLLLFIASITSTIAMVEVVGSWFIDEKKWSRKKATWLVGISAFIIGIPAALSCGANPVLSQVSFLGKQGVMDIMDIFFGTIVILIVVFTTTIYTGWFLKYSILKEELLKGSAFFDKKIWRSITYIRVWRFFLQYICPVIIIILAIMSAR; encoded by the coding sequence ATGCAAGCAACAAGAGAATTATGGAAGAGTAAGTTCGGGTTTATAATGGCGGCGGCGGGTTCGGCGGTAGGTTTAGGGAATATTTGGCGTTTCCCTTACCTAACGGGCGAGAATGGAGGAGCAGCTTTCGTGCTTCTTTACTTATTATGTGTGCTTTTTATTGGGGTTCCTTTGCTCATAAATGAAATGCTTTTAGGCAGAATCCATAATAGAAACACCATTGGTGCTTTTCGATCTACAGGAGCAAACCGTTTTTTTCAATTTTTTGGAGGAGTTTTAGCCCTTGCGGTAAGTTTTTTCATCTTAAGTTATTATACAGTAATAGCAGGATGGACATTAGGTTATACCTTTCTCTCTTTTTCTCCCAGTTCATTTGTATTCAAAGAATTCATCGCAAATAGTACGTATGTTTTACCTCTCTTTGCTATGGCTATGCTCATAACTATAGGTATTGTACTAGGAGGCGTATCGGGGGGGATAGAAAAAGCAAATAAAATAATGATGCCTATGCTCTTCCTTATTTTGATTATTATTATTGTGAGAAGTGTCACACTTCCTAACGCAATGGAAGGTATCAAGTATTACCTCGTCCCTGATTTTTCTAAAATAAACGCCATGGTTTTTATCAAAGCCCTTACGCAGGCGTTTTTTTCTTTAGGAATTGGATGGGGAATTATTATAACGTATGGATCTTATCTTCCCAAAAATCAAAGTATTGTGACAGCAAGCGTCTTGGTAGGAATAATGGATACTTCGGTAGCATTTTTAGCTGGACTTATGATATTTCCCGCTGTGTTTTCTTTTGGAGAATCACCCAATCAAGGACCTACTCTTATTTTTGAAGTGATGGCAAAGATTTTTCCCGAAATGCCTTTTGGTACGCTTATTGCTTTTTTATTTTTTTTACTACTCTTTATCGCCTCTATCACCTCTACTATCGCAATGGTAGAAGTAGTGGGATCCTGGTTTATTGATGAAAAGAAATGGAGCAGAAAAAAAGCCACTTGGCTCGTAGGTATATCTGCATTTATCATCGGAATCCCTGCCGCATTATCTTGCGGAGCAAATCCCGTTCTCTCCCAAGTATCATTTCTCGGAAAACAGGGAGTAATGGACATAATGGATATATTTTTTGGAACAATAGTTATCCTCATAGTCGTTTTTACCACTACTATTTATACAGGTTGGTTTCTAAAATATTCTATATTGAAAGAAGAACTGCTGAAAGGGAGTGCTTTTTTTGATAAAAAAATATGGAGAAGTATAACGTATATCAGAGTATGGCGTTTTTTCTTACAGTATATATGCCCTGTTATAATTATTATATTAGCAATTATGAGTGCGAGGTGA